In Candidatus Poribacteria bacterium, the sequence AGAACGCCGTGTTCATCCTGCCCAAATGGCGCGGCAGGAACCCGTCCTACGGAAGCGTCTGGCGGCAGACCGGGAGCGCCGCCGACGAGTGGAACGCCGAGCAGGCGGCCCCGTAGCCGCCGAAAGATGAGGTGACCGGTATGGCGACCATCGACGAACGCCTCGACGAGCTGGACGACAACGGCTTCATCGTCATCGAAGGGGCGCTGACCCCCGACGAGACGGAACACATCCGTCAGCGGATCAACTACGCCCGCGAGCAGCAGTGGGAGGAGGGGCTCAATCAGGTCGGCAACATGTGGTTCGATACACTGCTGGACCGGGAGCCGGAGACCTACGCGCCCCTCGTCGGTCACCCCAACGTGCGCCCCTACCTCGAAGCGCTCATGGGCAAGCAGTGCCAGCTACGCAGCCTTCGCGCCCACATCAACCCGGGGCCCTACCTCCAGGAGTGGCATCTCGACTTTTACGGCTACTGGCACGAGAAGCGTCAGGCGGCACAGCATCGGATCGCGGTTCCGCCAGTCGGCGTCAATACGACGTTCTACTTCCAGGACAACGGGCCCGGCGAGGGACACTTGAAGTACATCAAGAAGGGACACGTCTCCGAACCGCCGTTCCTGTATCCGATGGATCGACCCAAGTTCGAGGAGTGGTGCGAAGCC encodes:
- a CDS encoding phytanoyl-CoA dioxygenase family protein; protein product: MATIDERLDELDDNGFIVIEGALTPDETEHIRQRINYAREQQWEEGLNQVGNMWFDTLLDREPETYAPLVGHPNVRPYLEALMGKQCQLRSLRAHINPGPYLQEWHLDFYGYWHEKRQAAQHRIAVPPVGVNTTFYFQDNGPGEGHLKYIKKGHVSEPPFLYPMDRPKFEEWCEAQEHVVIYPKAGDCVVFYSHIPHQGAKERDDMERSNVVCHYQLTPMHEGAWHVSRPRGYQGTFPFLR